A section of the bacterium genome encodes:
- a CDS encoding DUF503 domain-containing protein: protein MLYVGVLEAELFIPEARSKKERRRVVTSIKERAKSRYKVSAAEVGNADRLQAATLAFATVAGSCTVVEETLDTLERLVYSGEAEVTWIRRAV, encoded by the coding sequence GTGCTTTACGTCGGCGTCCTGGAGGCGGAGCTTTTCATCCCCGAGGCCCGCAGCAAGAAGGAGCGGCGCCGGGTGGTGACCTCCATCAAGGAGCGGGCCAAGAGCCGGTACAAGGTTTCCGCGGCCGAGGTGGGGAACGCGGACCGTCTCCAGGCCGCCACCCTCGCCTTCGCCACCGTCGCGGGAAGCTGCACCGTCGTCGAGGAAACCCTGGACACCCTCGAGCGCCTCGTCTACTCCGGTGAGGCGGAGGTTACGTGGATCCGACGGGCGGTT